Proteins from one Salmonella bongori NCTC 12419 genomic window:
- a CDS encoding YecH family metal-binding protein: protein MGSIHGHEVLNMMIESGEQYTHASLEAAIKARFGERARFHTCSASDMTAAELVAFLAAKGKFIAVDGGFSTHESKICRH from the coding sequence ATGGGTTCTATTCATGGTCATGAAGTGCTCAACATGATGATTGAGTCTGGTGAGCAGTACACGCATGCCTCACTGGAGGCAGCTATTAAAGCGCGTTTTGGCGAACGAGCGCGATTTCACACCTGCTCAGCGTCAGATATGACGGCTGCGGAATTGGTTGCATTTCTGGCGGCAAAAGGAAAGTTTATTGCCGTAGATGGCGGGTTTTCTACGCATGAAAGTAAAATCTGCCGCCATTAA
- the tyrP gene encoding tyrosine transporter TyrP, producing the protein MKNRTLGSIFIVAGTTIGAGMLAMPLAAAGVGFSVTLGLLIGLWALMCYTALLLLEVYQHVPADTGLGSLAKRYLGRYGQWLTGFSMMFLMYALTAAYISGAGELLASSINSWVGATLSPASGVLLFTFVAGGVVCIGTSLVDLFNRFLFSAKIIFLVIMLALLMPHIHKVNLLTLPLQQGLALSAIPVIFTSFGFHGSVPSIVSYMNGNIRRLRWVFITGSAIPLVAYIFWQLATLGSIDSPTFRGLLANHAGLNGLLQALRDVVASPHVELAVHLFADLALATSFLGVALGLFDYLADLFQRRGTVSGRMQTGLITFLPPLAFALFYPRGFVMALGYAGVALAVLALLIPAMLVWQCRKQNPQAEYRVAGGTPALALVFLCGIVVIGVQFSIAIGFLPDPG; encoded by the coding sequence GTGAAGAACAGAACTCTGGGCAGTATTTTTATCGTGGCAGGCACAACTATCGGCGCCGGGATGCTGGCCATGCCGCTGGCAGCGGCAGGCGTTGGTTTTAGCGTCACACTGGGACTGTTGATTGGACTATGGGCGCTAATGTGTTATACCGCGCTGCTGTTACTTGAAGTCTATCAACATGTTCCGGCGGATACCGGACTTGGCTCGTTGGCAAAACGCTATCTTGGACGTTACGGACAGTGGCTTACGGGTTTCAGTATGATGTTCTTAATGTATGCGCTCACCGCTGCCTATATCTCCGGGGCCGGGGAATTACTGGCCTCCAGTATTAATAGCTGGGTTGGCGCCACGTTATCTCCTGCTTCTGGTGTACTACTGTTCACCTTTGTTGCCGGTGGCGTGGTATGTATCGGTACATCGCTGGTCGATCTTTTTAATCGGTTTCTGTTTAGCGCGAAGATCATTTTTTTGGTCATCATGCTTGCACTGCTCATGCCACATATTCATAAAGTGAATCTTCTTACACTCCCTTTACAGCAGGGACTGGCGTTATCCGCGATACCGGTTATTTTTACTTCCTTCGGTTTTCACGGGAGCGTACCGAGTATTGTAAGTTATATGAACGGCAACATCCGCAGGCTGCGCTGGGTCTTTATAACCGGTAGCGCCATTCCGTTAGTGGCCTATATTTTCTGGCAGCTCGCCACACTGGGAAGCATTGATTCGCCGACATTCCGGGGGCTGCTGGCCAATCATGCCGGCTTGAATGGCCTGCTGCAGGCTCTCAGAGACGTGGTCGCCTCGCCACATGTCGAACTGGCAGTCCACCTGTTTGCCGATCTGGCGTTGGCGACCTCTTTCCTGGGCGTAGCGCTGGGATTATTTGATTATCTGGCCGATCTGTTCCAGCGCCGTGGTACCGTGTCCGGACGTATGCAAACCGGGTTAATTACGTTTCTACCGCCGCTGGCGTTTGCCCTTTTCTACCCACGCGGGTTTGTTATGGCTTTAGGCTATGCTGGCGTGGCGCTGGCAGTGCTGGCGCTGCTCATCCCTGCCATGCTGGTCTGGCAATGCCGAAAACAGAATCCTCAGGCGGAATATCGTGTGGCAGGCGGCACCCCGGCGCTGGCGCTGGTATTTCTCTGCGGCATTGTCGTGATCGGCGTCCAGTTTTCGATTGCAATAGGGTTTCTGCCCGACCCGGGTTAA
- a CDS encoding YecA/YgfB family protein: MKMEPLNESELEWLDDVLTKYNTEHAILDVAELDGLLTAVLSSPHPIEPEQWLVAIWGGPAYVPRWTSEKEMTRFMNLVFQHMADTAARLEDYPEQFEPLFGLREVDGHEITIAEEWCFGYMRGVSLSDWSDLPDTLKPALEAIALHGTEENFDQLDKMTPEAFDKSVDAIRFAALELHAWWMAHPHTVPLQVPVKAEVKVGRNDPCPCGSGKKFKQCCLH, encoded by the coding sequence ATGAAAATGGAACCATTAAACGAAAGCGAACTGGAGTGGCTGGATGATGTGTTAACGAAATACAATACCGAGCACGCCATTCTGGATGTCGCGGAACTGGACGGTTTGCTTACTGCGGTACTGAGTTCTCCACATCCCATCGAGCCAGAACAGTGGCTGGTGGCAATATGGGGTGGACCCGCGTATGTACCGCGCTGGACATCTGAAAAAGAAATGACGCGTTTTATGAATCTTGTGTTCCAGCATATGGCGGACACGGCCGCCCGGCTTGAAGACTATCCAGAGCAGTTTGAGCCGCTGTTTGGCCTGCGTGAAGTTGACGGTCATGAAATAACGATTGCCGAAGAATGGTGCTTTGGTTACATGCGCGGGGTTTCGCTATCTGACTGGTCTGATCTGCCGGATACGTTAAAACCGGCGCTGGAAGCGATTGCTTTGCATGGTACGGAAGAAAACTTTGACCAGCTGGATAAAATGACTCCGGAAGCGTTTGATAAAAGCGTTGACGCTATCCGCTTCGCGGCGCTTGAACTGCACGCCTGGTGGATGGCGCATCCGCACACCGTACCGCTACAGGTGCCGGTAAAAGCAGAGGTGAAAGTGGGACGTAACGATCCTTGCCCATGCGGGAGTGGCAAAAAATTTAAGCAGTGCTGCCTACACTAA